The window AGAGTCAACTGCAGTAGGCAGGCTCAAATATGTGTAGGTTGCACAGAAAGAAAAATGCTTACAGAAGACAGTAGCAAGGAAAGTTGCAGGAAAACAGTCTTCAGAccagcaacaacaacattcttatacTCTAACAACTCTGCAGCTTGGTGAAGCATAAAATGTGACTTATCCCAAAACATTACGAGTAACTTGAGTACAGAGTGGTGTAAGCTGATTGCTCCTtggggggcgggggagaggggggctGTGAAAATTCAATTTCCTTCCTTTAAGTCCAGAAAGATTTCAGATCCAAAAACACTTTAACATGTAGTTTTACAGGTAATTTTCTTAAAGTTTTATTATAGTAATTACTTATTGCCTTCCAAGCACACTGCCAATTAAAGATGAGGCCATACTGGAGGGAGTGAACACTATCAAATTGGTTAATGAGCAATGAAAATCTGAAAACTTAGCCAACTAAAGCTTTCTGCATAATTAGTTTTAAAAACTTatcaaataaaagtaaattaacagAGTTAAATTGGGATCAAAGTACCAGCAAAGAATTACACTAAATGATTAAAAGAGTGACTACATCCCCATGTCTTAAGTCATTTAAGGGGCTTACCTGAACTCAGGATCAGATGCACAGAATACAGGAACTATTTCTCTGTAATGATTTAACAACCTTTCCTAGATACACGTGAGAAAGTTGACCGAAGTTGCTAAGTCTTGAATGATAGATACAAATGCTGCCAATTCAAAGTTTGTTTCAATGCTACTGTTCTTAGCTATGTAGTCATATTATTCAGCATGCCCTTGCCTTCATTCAAGCTACAAGGGACCAGCTGTTTCATGGGGAACATAGACCAGGGACCAGCATCACACTTTCCTTGTATATAAAACTCACTAACAAGTGAGAGAACTGTCATGTGGCTTACAAACAATTACGagaaaatggggaggggggggggggggagactgacaGTAGGGATCTGTTATACAGAGAGTTAACATCTTGTTAATTCACAGTGAACAAAACACAGGTtacatatttattaaaaactatgtttcttttatttttcacagCTTTGCATACCATTAAATGTGAAAGAATGGCAATTCAGTGTGTCCTCAGAGGCAAACAAAGGAACAGAAAGCCCCAGAGTAGAAAACCACGTGCCAATATTTTCTGCTGGTGTGGTGGACCAGATATTCACTATCACTTTATAATTCACATACGTTTAACTTTTACATACAACCAAGCACATAAAACTAACCTGCTACAATTCAGAGTGCACAAAGTACACATGTTTTAAAAATTACATACTGATCTGAAATTGTCACTGCAAAACACTGTTTGGAGGTTGTTTACTGAGGGCCTTAAACTGATCTTACCTTTAAATCGTCTCCCTTCAAGTCAAGAAATACTCTTAGTCCCAGTTTAATGCATTCCTGAATGGCTTCATCTAGCAAGGCAATTCTCTCTCCCTTGTATCTGTCACTGTAAATTTAATCAACTAATAACTATACATGAATCCACGAAAAAATCATACTTGTAAAATATCTATTACAGGTTGAGGATTTTATCAAGATTGTCTAATAGGGGCTCACCTGAATGGATGTTTTGAAGAAATATCCAGATTTTTCAGTTTGGCCCAAGTCATATCTTTCACTTCACCGGTGGCTGTCGTTATTCTATCCACAGTATCATCATGAAAAACAATAGGAACACCGTCCGATGTAAGAGCAACATCTATTTCTACAGCACTGCATCCTTTTTCTTTAGCCTGCAAAACATACAACGCACATTACTAGTCCAGAGTAAACATAATCCACAAACTGAGTGGACCATAATTGTCATTACGTCAATATGcgtatttaattttattaataacgGGTAATCTGGAGTTTAGATATCTGCATATATACAAAATTAAGAAGTACACATATTTACCCTCCTCAAAGCAGACAAACTGTTTTCTGGAGCATCTAAACCCGCTCCGCGGTGAGCAACTGTTCTCATAACATACCGCTCATTATTAGATTCGTTTGTTCCGTTGCCGTTGCATTCAGCTAACGCCCACGGATCGCATCCTAATACATCTTCGACTAGTTTTGCATCAGGTGGGGGAATTCGTAAATACTTAATCCACAATGCCAACAGTATAGGGGCGAGAAACGAAATTGGTACTGTACAGCACACTGCTTCTGATAAACACAAATAAAGACCATACAAGTAAGTCCAACATTTAAAGCAACTCAATAACATTCCCGGCAAGCTCATGGTAACAACACAAACTGCACCGGCGTACTCTAGGCAGTGTGACAGTAATTGCCTCATACACGTGGAttcctacgcttttatagttctcGCCATCGACCACACGCACTTTGAGCGCAAATAATTAGTTACTATAAGATCACACTGCACTGGCTTCAACAAAGATTATGCACATAGAAGTTATTTATGGCAACCATGTGCGCTTTTGTATGTATACACATTCCACAACAGGCgcgaaatacgaaatatccacgtAGAATAATGAGACCGAAACAACTTATGTAGTCCATAGAATCGTCAATTACACGTGTTATTAAACAGCAGGCTGTCTATCTTACTACagaaagtacattttccgagaggTGGAAAGTAGTTGTGGGTTAACAATAGCACTAATTCTTTAGTTTTGTCATAAGTATCTGTATTTCATAAGTGAATTTTTCAGGGAAGATTTAAAGTTTATACAGCTAATGGCTTCCACGTCATAATATCGATTCTAGTACACCATCAATTTTTAGCACCTTTAAAATGTGGCCTAAGTTTTGACGGCACACAACATTATCAATGGAAACATTTTCGAACTAAGAAAATGTGCGCAAATTTAGCAATTCGCATAATTAGTATGTTTAAGCATTTAGTCCGAAATTTAACAATCAGCAACACATTTTACCGTCTTATATGCGTAGTAAGGTTAAAAAATCTTGGCACCACACTTCTTTCATCAAATTACTAGGTACTTCGCTAAATCTTGAGTGCCTTTCACGTTTAACAGCGACTATCGAATTTTAATTTTACAAAAACTTGGTTCCCAATGTTTGGTCAAAAACCTGCTGGTATCTGCCATGCACTATCACTCACATGTAAGCTAGTTATAAATTTAATAAGAAACGTTGGCGTCACTTAGAATTTATTATTGATCAGCAGCAGCTGGGAAGGGCAATGAACAGGCTACTACTCTTGTTACTGTAGCAACATGCGTTATTGATGCAACATAGCATCTGCACAGATAATGAACCACTGCTGTGATTGGAGACAGTGCTTTACTTGGTATGGTGCCATCAGGACATATGTTTAAGTATTGTCATAAATGTGTAAGCAAATCAGTAAATGTTGTGTTTAGTTTTTAATCTCTGTTGCAGTAGTTTGAAATTATCACCTGTCCAGTACTCAATTTACAACATTTCACTGGATATTTTCAACATTCTCTTGTACCACATATGgaaatagaaagaaaaagaaacacacttTTATGAATTAACTGTGTAATGTTACATCTGTGTGACTTTGTAAAATATGTAATATTGTGTAGTTCCGTGGCAGATCTTCAGAATTAGCAGGCGTTTTACAGTTTGCAGAACTCATAATCCAGTGTACATTTAGTTTCTGGTGTGCAGCTTGTTAAGAGTAATATTACTGCACACACATCTGCCATGTTGTAACTACAATCAATGCTACCACATTTCAGGAGGAATTTCTTTGATTCATAGTCATTTCATTGTGAAAACCTACAAAATTATCAATTTATACCTAATATGTATTTCATTGCAATATGAAAGAATGTCACATAAAACTTACAATTATCTGTGGTCTGAAACTCAGAGGACAGTAGATGAAACTACCCAGACAGATATTGTATTGAGTGCTGAGAAGCCACAGAAAGACAAGAAATTAGCACAAGTTTCTGTTTCTGAATTATACTTCAGGTATGTAACTGTGGTAAATAGATTAGACCAGTGTTATGATCAGATAGTACAGCCACAGAAGAGACTTGTCATTCGTAAATTGCTAGATGCTTCAATTGGGCGTTTGTTGGAATTGAAACATGAGCTTGTCAACCTGGACTTATCAGAATTCAGTtataatgatgatgttttaatgaaattaaaattgtCTCCCACAGAAGCAGAAGTAAACATACCAGTACATTATAGACGAGAGagagaaaatgagattaaaaagagaagaaaagatatGGATGACATTCttaaaaaattaggtttttatgaagAAGAAGTAATTGAAGAACCaatgacagaaattgaagctgttCGCCTGTTACAGAGACATGAAAGGGCACGGCAAGGACGACTTCGCTTTCAGTTCATGAAAGAAATTCGACTAATGAAAGAGAAAGGGAAAGTGGAACCACAAGAAGGAAAAGCCACTGATGGTGGTTCAGCCGCTCTGAAAATTCAGAAAGTATGGCGCGGTTACATCACACggagaaaaatgaaacaaagaaaactgGAAGAGATGCTCTTAAT is drawn from Schistocerca gregaria isolate iqSchGreg1 chromosome 3, iqSchGreg1.2, whole genome shotgun sequence and contains these coding sequences:
- the LOC126354446 gene encoding glycerophosphodiester phosphodiesterase 1: MRQLLSHCLEYAGAVCVVTMSLPGMLLSCFKCWTYLYGLYLCLSEAVCCTVPISFLAPILLALWIKYLRIPPPDAKLVEDVLGCDPWALAECNGNGTNESNNERYVMRTVAHRGAGLDAPENSLSALRRAKEKGCSAVEIDVALTSDGVPIVFHDDTVDRITTATGEVKDMTWAKLKNLDISSKHPFSDRYKGERIALLDEAIQECIKLGLRVFLDLKGDDLKLVPVVLDAFDKNSRLYKTAVVSSFNPYLIYMIRRADPNIVCSMAWRPNFYAYQSYDGTFGESHPRFNGLISHILALLVDAASDWALHNVTYYILGLSAVLLQKDNVTLETVRKWKERGVRVIPWTVNHPLEKQFFSRILKVTYMTDTLDGEPNRLTS